The Photobacterium sp. CCB-ST2H9 DNA segment GACCAGCCTGGACCGTGATCAGTTGCCCCAGGTCACGCATATCCACTTTCCCGTGATCACTGTCCTGAGGTGCGAGAATGCGTTCAGACGCATCAGGAACCAAGGCTTCGAACTGCGTATCCTGACCCTGTACGGCAGGGCGTCCAGCTGCAACCTTCAAAGAGAAAGTTTCACCAGGCGCTAATTCCCAGCTTTTTTGCAACAAATACTGAAGCCGCTTTTTACTCACGCCACGGACAATGGCCTGAGCTTTCAATGCCTCGATCAGAATCTGAGCCGTTAATTTTTCGCCGCCAAATGCACCTGTCAGAGCGACAAAGGCACACATGTGATCGTCAGAAAGAGATATATCAATCTGAACATCCTTGCGCTCTGCCACAACAAAGACGGATTCGCCGAAGGTGACCTTGCTATTCCAGTATTGAATGGCATCTTGAATTGCTGAATCCAGACGCAAATAATCATGAAATGGTGACGCAGCCAAAAATGCATCAATCGCATCGACATCAATTTCCTGCGAATCACCGTCTTCTGGTTTGCTCATGATTAAGCTCAGATGGACGCCTTGCGGTTCTAACGTAAGCAGTGTTTCCAGCATGGCGGTCTCCTCTTCCCTCATCGATTCCTCCTGTACCCTTCCCAATTGAGATATAAGATCGGGTGATAGGCTCTCCATGAGTTTCAAAGAAAACAAACCTGTGCTTAATCTCAATACGCTTTAAAATCTTACAGAAGTTTCAACAGAGTAGACATAGAAGACAGTCACACTTCGTGGAGCAGGTTCAAAAGAATAACAAAGAAGCGAGCAGGAAAAACCATGCTCGCTCGCCTGTTTGTGTCTCAGTGAGTCAATTAGTCGGCAATCAGCCAGTTCAAATCATCATCCGTCAGCCATTCATCCGGATGGAACTGGTAAATGCAAGGCAAATGAACGTCATTATCCCCAGAGGATTCTGCAGTCAGGTACCCTTCCAAGAGTCTCAGTCCCTGAACCTGAAGCTGGTAAGAGGCCGATAAATCCAGTGGCACCATCGCGATAAAATAGATGCAATTCTTGCTTAATTTGTTCAGCCGGACTTTCAATCCCAAATTATTACATTCATTTGAAGACAATGAGCCCACACTGCTGTTAGCTTTCTTCAGTAAGCGCGCGGCAAAGCCGCCGGACACAAGGCTGAACGTCATATTGGGTTTAATTGAACGCACTCCCGGCTCAATCAAGGTTCGCATTGCCTTGCTCTCTACCTTTACAAAACTCATATCCCACCCCTTAACGCTTCCTGATTATTATTTTGTGCTTCCAGACGTTTTGCCTGTTCCGCTCAGTTTCAGTACAAATCTTACGATCAGGTAAAATAACTCTAGTCTAGTTTTGCTGTTCTTGTGGTAGTACCTTGTACTTTTTTTAGCATGACCACTGACTTGGGTAAGTATTCGCTTACCTTGCAGCATCTGAAAAGAAAGGGAACGAATCGTCCAATCTCAACGCGTTGAATGAAGGTAAGAATCAAATATGAAAATTTACACTGTAAATCTGACCGATGAGCAATTTACAGTGTAAATAACACTTAAACGGCGGGTAATGTGAGGGTCTTGGCGACAAAATCACGCAGAAACTGCTCAGCCTGTTTACGACCACTGAGGCTAAATTGTTGCTGAACCGATGACCAGGATTGACGCTGAATGATTTTCGCCACCATCACTTCGAGGCCGTGCTTATTCTCCGACCGACCCGATTTCATCTGATGTTGCAGCCATAGAGACAGTTGGCCAATGATCAAATCGTAACCGAGCCCACCCTGAGAAAAATTTCGTAACTGCTGCTCTGTTGTTTCAAGGAGTTCAGGGATTGATGACAATCGTAATGCATGGAGATACAAGGGGATGAACACGTCACTTTCAAGCGACTGAAACTGTTCACAAGCCTGCGCCATAAAATTCAGGGAAAACGAAACTTGTGCCGTTTCAAACCAATGTGTCGTTTGCACAGAAAGCGGGCGAACACTCAATAACGAATGACAGCCGCTCGCTGCATCTTTCGCAACGCCCAAACGAACAGGCAGATAACCGGCTTTTTGCCAAAATGGCAACAGCTCTCCACTGGCCGCAAAACTGGTCCCTAAATAGTCCAGCTTTTGTTGCCGCGCCCAATCGTAAATACATGCCAGTAAAGCCGAACCGACACCAAGTTGACGGGCATCGTCATGAACCGCAATTCTTAAGACTCGCCCGCAATGCTGACTGGCAGCCTCGGCCAGCCCAAGATGGGCCGCAACTGACTGAGCGAGTAAATGTCCTTTGGGACGCCGCTTTCCCTGACAAACGGCTTCAGCCAGCTCCGCTGAAAAACCGCCTTCCCGGGAAACCAGGGCACAACCACAAATCGTGTCCTGCTGTAAGGCCACAAAAACAAACACCGCTTCATCATCTAACAGTTGTCTGAGATCCGCCGGAGACGTCTGATAATGCGCGTGAATCAACAGCCCGAATAAACTGGATAACCTGTCCGGCCGTGCCAGTAACCACTGCGGTGAGACCTGACGATATTCAAGTGTCTCGCTTTGCAAAGGCAGAGCAACGGCGGATGGTTCGGCATCCAGCAACAGGGTCTGAAAAAGCCATTGTTCTAAGGGATCATTCTCAGCCCAGCGAATGGGGTGATTCATCGACAGTGCACGCCAGTTCGGCGTCATCACATCCAAAGCGGCTTTGAACTTAATGGCGAAACCACGTCCGGTGCCTTCATAGCCATGGACGGTGGAGGCAAACACCACTCGGGAGTAAGACGCCAACATCTTCTGAAGCAAAGGCGCCGGTATTGCTGCCGCTTCATCAACAATCAGCAAATCCATCTCCGGCAGCGCTTCCAGTAAACGATCTGGCGCCCAGAAACTGAGTGTGCTGTGTTCGCTGGCCAGCTGATAGCCGGGAAAACCGGAAGCTCCTAAAACTCGTGCGGCATGATGAAACAAGGTCTGGCAATGTCGCTGGCGCGGCGCGGTCACCACAATCTGCCTTGCTTTCTCCTGCATCAGTGTGGCAGCGGCAATACCAAGGGCAGAAGACTTTCCCCGTCCCCGGTCTGCAGTGATCACCAAAGGGCGTCTGCGATGACCGGTCACCACTCGACGCACAGCCTCAACAGCCGTAACCTGCTCCTCACTGAGACATCCGTAAGGACGCACAGGTTGCGTCACCGGGACAATCGCATCATTTGGCAATGCAGGAATCATGATTTGTCCGTCACTTTGCCGGGTCAGGAACATCACCTCAGGGGCTTGTAACCGGGTCAGGAAGCGCTGCATAAAAGGCGTTTGCCAGATCTCAGCGCGTACTCGCGGCAACAGCAGAATCATCAGACCGCCTCCGCGAATG contains these protein-coding regions:
- a CDS encoding tRNA(Met) cytidine acetyltransferase TmcA, whose product is MSELSHFFSALAHRAQASRHRDFVCIESDQSWGIEAAQSALPLYSSCLWLGEHAPDGVHALLPGQAKSWLGQDCDCLVVDSHCGFDVEALAALAGTIRGGGLMILLLPRVRAEIWQTPFMQRFLTRLQAPEVMFLTRQSDGQIMIPALPNDAIVPVTQPVRPYGCLSEEQVTAVEAVRRVVTGHRRRPLVITADRGRGKSSALGIAAATLMQEKARQIVVTAPRQRHCQTLFHHAARVLGASGFPGYQLASEHSTLSFWAPDRLLEALPEMDLLIVDEAAAIPAPLLQKMLASYSRVVFASTVHGYEGTGRGFAIKFKAALDVMTPNWRALSMNHPIRWAENDPLEQWLFQTLLLDAEPSAVALPLQSETLEYRQVSPQWLLARPDRLSSLFGLLIHAHYQTSPADLRQLLDDEAVFVFVALQQDTICGCALVSREGGFSAELAEAVCQGKRRPKGHLLAQSVAAHLGLAEAASQHCGRVLRIAVHDDARQLGVGSALLACIYDWARQQKLDYLGTSFAASGELLPFWQKAGYLPVRLGVAKDAASGCHSLLSVRPLSVQTTHWFETAQVSFSLNFMAQACEQFQSLESDVFIPLYLHALRLSSIPELLETTEQQLRNFSQGGLGYDLIIGQLSLWLQHQMKSGRSENKHGLEVMVAKIIQRQSWSSVQQQFSLSGRKQAEQFLRDFVAKTLTLPAV